The Lysinibacillus timonensis nucleotide sequence GGTTACCAAAATTTAAGCAGTCTGTAATAGCAAGTGGTTCTCCACCTGATACAACGATGTTACGAGCTGCTTCAGCAACCGCAATCTTGCCGCCTGTTTCAGGATCCAAATAAATATAGCGAGAGTTACAATCTGTCGTCATTGCAAGACCTTTGTTAGTACCACGAACACGTAGTACTGCTGCATCTGATCCAGGTGCAACAACTGTATTTGTTCTAACTTGGTAATCATATTGATCGTAAACCCACTCTTTAGAAGCTACAGTTGGCGCCTTTAGTAAAGCAGTTAATGTTTCTTTATAGTTTTTTACTTCTGGCTCTACATTTTCCATCGCTTGGAATTCACCATAATATGCAGGCTCTTTAGATGGTTTATGATATACAGGTGCATCTTCCGCTAATGCATCAGCTGGAACTTCTGCTACAACCTCACCATTGTGAATTAAACGAAGCATTTTATCGTCTGTTACACGACCAATAGCTACTGCGTCTAAACCATATTTATCGAAGATTGCTTTAATTTCATCTTCGCGTCCTTTTTTCACAACAAGCAACATACGCTCTTGCGATTCAGATAACATCATTTCGTAAGCAGTCATTCCTGTTTCACGTTGAGGGACTAAGTCTAAATTCATTTCAACACCTGAACCCGCTTTTGAAGCCATCTCAGCTGAAGAAGATGTAAGACCTGCAGCACCCATATCTTGAATCCCTACAAGGGCATCAGATTTCACTACTTCTAAACATGCTTCAAGTAAAAGTTTTTCCATGAATGGATCCCCTACTTGAACAGCCGGTCGCTTTTCTTCAGAAGCTTCTGAAAGTTCTTCCGATGCGAATGTCGCTCCGTGAATTCCATCACGACCCGTTTTTGCACCAACGTACATCACTGTGTTACCAACACCAGCTGCAATACCACGTTGAATATCTTTATGATCGATTAAACCAACACACATAGCGTTAACTAGTGGGTTCCCTTCGTAACAAGGGTCAAATTGAATTTCTCCACCTACTGTTGGAATACCAATACAGTTACCGTAACCAGCAATACCAGCTACAACCTCTTCGAATAAATATTTTCCACGTTCAGATTGTAATTCTCCGAAACGTAAAGAGTTTAACATTGCAATAGGGCGAGCTCCCATTGAGAATACATCACGGATAATTCCACCTACACCAGTTGCGGCACCTTGGTAAGGCTCAATTGCTGAAGGATGGTTATGAGATTCCATTTTGAAAACAACCGCTTGTTCGTCACCAATATCTACAATCCCTGCCCCTTCACCAGGTCCTTGTAACACTTGAGGCCCTTTTGTAGGGAATTTACGTAATACAGGTTTTGAGTTTTTATATGAACAGTGTTCAGACCACATAACTGAGAATAATCCAGTTTCTGTCCAGTTTGGAGTACGACCTAAAATATTTACGGCCATTTCAAACTCTTCATCTGACATTCCCATATCAGCATATAGCTTTTGTTCTTTAATTTGCTCTGCTGTTGGTTCTAGTTTAGACATGTTGTTCCCTCCACTGTTTTACAATTGATTTAAATAACGCAAGTCCGTCACTGCTTCCAAGTAAGTCACTAGCTGCACGTTCAGGGTGTGGCATCATACCGAGGACGTTTCCTTGTTCATTGATAATTCCTGCGATATCTTCAAGACTACCATTTGGATTTTCACCAGAATATGTAAATACGATTTGATTATTAGCTTTTAATTTTGCTAGCGTTTCTTCGTCACAGAAGTAATTTCCTTCGCCGTGAGCGATTGGAATATCAATAACTTGACCTTGTTCATATTGATTTGTAAACAATGTGTTAGTATTTTCAACTTTTAATTGAACAGTACGGCACATGAATTTTAAATTTTTGTTACGTAATAAAGCTCCAGGAAGTAGACCTGCCTCTGTTAATATTTGGAAACCATTACATACACCTAATACCGGTTTTCCCGCAGCAGCTGCTTTTTTCACTTCTACCATTACATTTGACTGATTAGCCATAGCACCACAACGTAGGTAGTCACCATAAGAGAATCCACCAGGAACTAAGATTCCATCAAATTCACTTAAATCTGTTGCATCATGCCAAACATATTCTACTTCTTCGCCTAGCTCATCTTTAATTGCATGATACATATCGATATCACAGTTTGATCCTGGGAAAACAAGTACTGCGAATTTCATGATTAATTTTCCTCCTCGACTTCATAGCGGTAGTCTTCAATTACTGTGTTTGCAAGTAGCTTCTCACACATTTCTTTCACTAGGCTATCTAAATCTCGAGTCGTTTCACCGATTGTTACTTCTAAATATTTTCCGATACGTACATCTGATACTTCGTTATAGCCCATTTTCGCTAACGATCCTTGGACTGCAGAACCTTGTGGATCTAGTACGCTTTCGCGTAATGTTACGTAAATTTTAACTTTAGTCATCTCTATTTTCCTCCAAGTCTAGCAAGAATAATTTCATATACTTCTGTTAAGCTACCTAAATTACGACGGAATACGTCTTTGTCTAGCTTTTGCTTTGTTTCTGCATCCCAAAGACGGCAAGTATCAGGTGAAATTTCATCAGCTAACAGCACATGGCCATCTTTGTCACGGCCAAATTCTAGTTTGAAATCTACTAATATAACACCTATCTCTTCAAAAATAGGTTGCAAAACACGATTAACCTTCAATCCAAGGCTATAAAGTGCTTCTACTTCTTCTGTTGTCGCAATTCCTAAAATGTCGATATGCTCATTGTTAATAATTGGATCACCAAGTGCATCATCTTTGTAATAGAATTCTACGATTGTACGTTTTAATGGAGTGCCCTCTTCAAAGCCGAGTCGTTGTGCAAGACTTCCAGCTGCAATATTTCGCACAACAACTTCTATCGGAATAATGTCAACTTTACGAACTAATTGCTCATGTTCTGATACACGTTCAACAAAATGTGAGTCAATTCCATGTTCTTTTAATTTTTCGAAAATTAGCGTCGAAATTTGATTGTTTAAAACACCTTTGCCTTCAATTTCTGCCTTCTTTTCGCCATTAAAAGCTGTTGCACTATTCTTGTATTCTACAAATAAAATATCTTGTTGTTCAGTTTCGTATAAACGTTTCGCTTTACCTTCATATAAAAGTTGACCTTTATTCATGACGTTTGCCTCCAATTAGTTGCAGAGGGGCTTTCCCCCCTGCGTTTAAAAATCAATTAATTTAATCCAAGACGTTCAAAGATCATATCCACATTTTTAATGTGATAGTTATAATCGAAGCAGTCATCAATTTCTTCTTTTGATAATAAAGAAGTAATTTTTTCGTTTGCTTCTACTAGTGGACGGAACTGAGTTTGTTCATCCCAAGCACGAGCTGTTAAAGGTTGAACTGTATCATACGCTTCTTCACGTACTAATCCTTTGTCGATTAATGCAAGTAAGATGCGTTGAGAGTAAATTAAACCGAAAGTACGATCCATGTTACGTTTCATATTTTCAGGGAATACCGTTAAGTTTTTCACGATGTTTCCGAAACGATTTAACATATAGTTAAGTGTAATTGTTGCATCCGGTAAAATAACACGTTCTGCGGATGAATGTGAAATATCACGTTCGTGCCATAAAGATACGTTTTCATAAGCAGTAAGCATATACCCGCGCACTAAACGAGCCATACCAGTCATGTTTTCTGAACCAATTGGATTACGTTTATGAGGCATTGCAGATGACCCTTTTTGCCCTTTGCCAAATGCTTCTTCCACTTCACGAGTTTCTGATTTTTGAAGACCGCGCACTTCAGTAGCAAATTTTTCAATAGATGATGCAATTAATGCTAAAGTTGACATGTATTGCGCATGACGGTCACGTTGTAATGTTTGAGTCGAGATTGGAGCCGGTGTTAAACCTAGCTTTTCACATACATATTGTTCAACGAAAGGATCGATATTGGCATAAGTACCAACTGCCCCAGAGATTTTACCAGCTTCAATAACTTTTGCTGCGTAATCAAAGCGTTCTAGGTTACGTTTCATTTCTTCACGCCATAATGCAAGCTTTAAACCGAATGTTGTTGGCTCAGCGTGTACTCCGTGAGTACGTCCCATCATGACTGTATATTTATGTTCTTTTGCTTTTTCAGTTAATATGTCGATAAAGTTCACGATATCTTTGCGGATAATTTCGTTGGCTTGTTTGATTAAATAAGATAGAGCAGTATCAACAACGTCAGTGGAAGTTAATCCGTAATGAACCCATTTGCGCTCTTCACCTAATGTTTCTGAAACTGCACGAGTGAATGCTACAACATCGTGACGAGTTTCTTGTTCGATTTCATAAATACGATTAATATCAAATGATGCATTCTGGCGAAGTAATGCGACGTCCTCTTTCGGAATAGCACCTAGTTCAGACCAAGCTTCACAAGCTAATATTTCAACTTCTAACCAAGCTTTGAATTTGTTTTCTTCCGTCCAAATTGCGCCCATTTCAGGACGTGTATAACGTTCGATCATATTTTTTTCTCCCTTTTATTCCGACCAAATGCCAGATTTTTCGATTTCGTCTAATGTTTCTTCAACATTATTCGTCATTATTGTAACATGTCCCATCTTACGATTGACCTTAGCTTCAGTTTTTCCATATAAATGTACGGACCAACCTGGATTTTTGGAAATAGAGTTGCATAATGGCATGACATGTTGGCCTAAAACATTCACCATTATAGAAGGCTTTAAAAGCTTTGGTTTACGTAATGACCATCCACAAACTGCCCGAATATGTTGTTCAAACTGCGAAATGTTACATGCTTCAATTGAATAATGCCCTGAATTGTGAGGTCTAGGAGCCAATTCATTAATTACAATTTGACCATCCTCCAAAACAAACATCTCAACTGCTAAAGTACCAACAAGTTGTAAATAGTCAGCAATTTTACCTGCCGCTTCTTCTGCGCTTTTCAATGTATCATTTGAAATTCGAGCTGGAACAATTGTTTCATGTAAAATATGATGGACATGAATGTTTTCACCAACTGGTAAACAATACGTGTCACCATATCCATTACGTTGAACAATACAAGAGATTTCCATTTTAAATGGTACAAAACTTTCTACAACGCATTGAGAATGCTCTAGTAGACCTTTTGCTAATGGCAAATCTTCTTTCGAGGTAAGTTTCTGTTGCCCTTTACCATCATAACCACCACGCGC carries:
- the purL gene encoding phosphoribosylformylglycinamidine synthase subunit PurL; this translates as MSKLEPTAEQIKEQKLYADMGMSDEEFEMAVNILGRTPNWTETGLFSVMWSEHCSYKNSKPVLRKFPTKGPQVLQGPGEGAGIVDIGDEQAVVFKMESHNHPSAIEPYQGAATGVGGIIRDVFSMGARPIAMLNSLRFGELQSERGKYLFEEVVAGIAGYGNCIGIPTVGGEIQFDPCYEGNPLVNAMCVGLIDHKDIQRGIAAGVGNTVMYVGAKTGRDGIHGATFASEELSEASEEKRPAVQVGDPFMEKLLLEACLEVVKSDALVGIQDMGAAGLTSSSAEMASKAGSGVEMNLDLVPQRETGMTAYEMMLSESQERMLLVVKKGREDEIKAIFDKYGLDAVAIGRVTDDKMLRLIHNGEVVAEVPADALAEDAPVYHKPSKEPAYYGEFQAMENVEPEVKNYKETLTALLKAPTVASKEWVYDQYDYQVRTNTVVAPGSDAAVLRVRGTNKGLAMTTDCNSRYIYLDPETGGKIAVAEAARNIVVSGGEPLAITDCLNFGNPEKPEIFWQIEKSADGISAACTALNAPVIGGNVSLYNERSGEAVYPTPTIGMVGLVRDLSHVTTQEVKNAGDIVYLIGESKTEFGGSELQKLVHGKIFGQAPSIDLDVEATRQKAILTAIREGLVQSAHDVSEGGVAVALVESTFPAKDLGLYVTLEGSAVTALFSESQSRFIVTVKEEDAQAFETIIPEAKKIGVVTDDAKITINGGTGVLVEGTVEEFRSAWKGAIPCLVKSEA
- the purQ gene encoding phosphoribosylformylglycinamidine synthase subunit PurQ: MKFAVLVFPGSNCDIDMYHAIKDELGEEVEYVWHDATDLSEFDGILVPGGFSYGDYLRCGAMANQSNVMVEVKKAAAAGKPVLGVCNGFQILTEAGLLPGALLRNKNLKFMCRTVQLKVENTNTLFTNQYEQGQVIDIPIAHGEGNYFCDEETLAKLKANNQIVFTYSGENPNGSLEDIAGIINEQGNVLGMMPHPERAASDLLGSSDGLALFKSIVKQWREQHV
- the purS gene encoding phosphoribosylformylglycinamidine synthase subunit PurS, with protein sequence MTKVKIYVTLRESVLDPQGSAVQGSLAKMGYNEVSDVRIGKYLEVTIGETTRDLDSLVKEMCEKLLANTVIEDYRYEVEEEN
- the purC gene encoding phosphoribosylaminoimidazolesuccinocarboxamide synthase encodes the protein MNKGQLLYEGKAKRLYETEQQDILFVEYKNSATAFNGEKKAEIEGKGVLNNQISTLIFEKLKEHGIDSHFVERVSEHEQLVRKVDIIPIEVVVRNIAAGSLAQRLGFEEGTPLKRTIVEFYYKDDALGDPIINNEHIDILGIATTEEVEALYSLGLKVNRVLQPIFEEIGVILVDFKLEFGRDKDGHVLLADEISPDTCRLWDAETKQKLDKDVFRRNLGSLTEVYEIILARLGGK
- the purB gene encoding adenylosuccinate lyase, which codes for MIERYTRPEMGAIWTEENKFKAWLEVEILACEAWSELGAIPKEDVALLRQNASFDINRIYEIEQETRHDVVAFTRAVSETLGEERKWVHYGLTSTDVVDTALSYLIKQANEIIRKDIVNFIDILTEKAKEHKYTVMMGRTHGVHAEPTTFGLKLALWREEMKRNLERFDYAAKVIEAGKISGAVGTYANIDPFVEQYVCEKLGLTPAPISTQTLQRDRHAQYMSTLALIASSIEKFATEVRGLQKSETREVEEAFGKGQKGSSAMPHKRNPIGSENMTGMARLVRGYMLTAYENVSLWHERDISHSSAERVILPDATITLNYMLNRFGNIVKNLTVFPENMKRNMDRTFGLIYSQRILLALIDKGLVREEAYDTVQPLTARAWDEQTQFRPLVEANEKITSLLSKEEIDDCFDYNYHIKNVDMIFERLGLN
- the purK gene encoding 5-(carboxyamino)imidazole ribonucleotide synthase; its protein translation is MTKIIYPGQTIGIIGGGQLGRMMAISAKEAGFKIAVLEPTMDSPCGQVADIRIVAPYDDEAALEELAEVSDVITYEFENIDYEGLKRLTEIAYVPQGAELVRITQNRVTEKDAIVKAGCPVAPYIVVNTFEELVEKIDEIGYPCIVKTARGGYDGKGQQKLTSKEDLPLAKGLLEHSQCVVESFVPFKMEISCIVQRNGYGDTYCLPVGENIHVHHILHETIVPARISNDTLKSAEEAAGKIADYLQLVGTLAVEMFVLEDGQIVINELAPRPHNSGHYSIEACNISQFEQHIRAVCGWSLRKPKLLKPSIMVNVLGQHVMPLCNSISKNPGWSVHLYGKTEAKVNRKMGHVTIMTNNVEETLDEIEKSGIWSE